A DNA window from Actinomadura coerulea contains the following coding sequences:
- a CDS encoding DoxX family protein — translation MSTAHVIVTVLAAVWVGFSAHSLLTRATWVVEPLTEYGVPRSWWTVLGAAKAAGAIGLLIGLAVPVVGLAAAIALILYFLGAVVTIVRARSFSHIPYPLLYLVPVAAALALASAA, via the coding sequence ATGTCCACAGCCCACGTCATCGTCACGGTTCTGGCCGCCGTCTGGGTCGGCTTCTCGGCCCACTCGCTCCTCACCCGCGCCACGTGGGTCGTCGAGCCCCTGACCGAGTACGGCGTCCCCCGCTCGTGGTGGACCGTGCTCGGTGCGGCCAAGGCCGCGGGCGCGATCGGCCTGCTGATCGGCCTGGCAGTCCCCGTGGTCGGCCTCGCCGCCGCCATCGCCCTGATCCTCTACTTCCTCGGCGCCGTCGTCACCATCGTCCGCGCCCGCTCCTTCTCTCACATCCCGTACCCGCTGCTCTACCTGGTGCCCGTCGCCGCCGCCCTCGCCCTGGCATCGGCCGCCTGA
- a CDS encoding helix-turn-helix domain-containing protein has translation MTSANDLDPDNNNWHWLASDLRIWRTERNMTQEALGNLLGVTKAHVSNWESGRENMPMKHAETLDLIWRARGHFARLRRLAERTHDPGWWSQYIPLEAKASRVSYWALAIIPGLLQTEDYARTLLEDGQIIEDVEAAVTARMARQAVLERERPPELRILLNEAALEQPVGGPEVMRQQLAHLMTLSHRRNVILRTVPRNVGAHIGLDGSFTLLSGGNWSAAYMEANTGGRLTHDPTMLDDFVRRFDLIGSEALSASASRSHVARIMEAMK, from the coding sequence ATGACCTCCGCGAACGATCTTGATCCAGATAACAACAACTGGCACTGGCTCGCCTCTGACCTGCGCATATGGCGCACGGAACGGAACATGACACAGGAAGCCCTGGGCAACCTTCTCGGCGTGACGAAAGCCCATGTTTCGAACTGGGAATCGGGCCGCGAAAATATGCCCATGAAGCACGCCGAAACTTTGGACCTCATTTGGCGCGCTCGCGGGCATTTCGCCCGACTTCGACGCTTAGCCGAGCGAACGCACGACCCGGGCTGGTGGTCCCAGTACATCCCTCTGGAAGCGAAGGCGTCTCGCGTGAGCTACTGGGCGCTCGCGATCATCCCCGGGCTGCTCCAGACCGAGGACTACGCCCGAACGCTGCTTGAAGACGGCCAGATCATTGAGGACGTCGAGGCGGCCGTCACCGCACGAATGGCGAGGCAAGCGGTCCTCGAACGAGAGAGGCCTCCCGAGCTGCGCATCCTGCTCAACGAGGCGGCGTTAGAACAGCCGGTCGGCGGACCTGAGGTCATGCGACAACAGCTCGCCCATCTGATGACCCTCTCCCACAGACGAAACGTCATCCTTCGCACTGTGCCACGCAACGTGGGTGCGCATATCGGTTTGGACGGGTCGTTCACCCTTCTAAGTGGAGGAAACTGGTCTGCGGCCTACATGGAAGCGAACACAGGTGGCAGACTGACGCACGACCCCACGATGCTTGACGACTTCGTAAGGCGCTTTGACCTCATAGGCTCGGAAGCCTTGTCAGCCTCCGCCTCGCGAAGCCACGTCGCCCGGATTATGGAGGCCATGAAGTGA
- a CDS encoding pyridoxamine 5'-phosphate oxidase family protein produces MEQHEIDEILNRPYSQELLARDVTRLAYVAKDGTPRNVPIAFTWNGSEIVMCTSRNAPKLAHLRENPMVALTIDTEVHPPKILLLRGRTELDVVDGIPDEYLQMNGSYEMTPEQRVEWEAEVRSLYDGMVRIVVTPTWAKLIDFETTLPSAVEELARRRAERQTA; encoded by the coding sequence ATGGAGCAGCACGAGATCGACGAGATCCTCAACCGGCCGTACAGCCAGGAGCTGCTGGCGCGTGACGTGACGCGGCTGGCCTACGTGGCGAAGGACGGCACGCCTCGCAACGTGCCGATCGCGTTCACCTGGAACGGCTCGGAGATCGTCATGTGCACCAGCAGGAACGCCCCCAAGCTGGCGCACCTGCGCGAGAACCCGATGGTGGCCCTCACGATCGACACCGAGGTGCACCCGCCGAAGATCCTGCTCCTCCGGGGACGGACCGAACTCGACGTCGTCGACGGCATCCCGGACGAATACCTCCAGATGAACGGCAGCTACGAGATGACGCCCGAGCAGCGCGTCGAGTGGGAGGCCGAGGTCCGCTCGCTCTACGACGGCATGGTCCGGATCGTCGTCACCCCGACCTGGGCGAAGCTCATCGACTTCGAGACCACGCTGCCCAGCGCGGTCGAGGAGCTCGCCCGGCGGCGGGCCGAACGCCAGACCGCCTGA
- a CDS encoding sigma-70 family RNA polymerase sigma factor has protein sequence MHNNEWLAGRFVEHRPHLRSVAYRMLGSLSEADDALQDAWLRASRADTSEVHNLAGWLTTVVARVCLNMLRSREHRGEAPLDVQAADQVLDSASVADPEQEAVMADSVGVALLVVLDTLAPAERLAFVLHDMFAVPFEQIAAMLDRSTDATRQLASRARRRIRGAPAPDTDLYRQRQIVEAFLAATRSGDFQGLVTLLHPDVVLRADEAVIPTPEPVTVAGAEPVARGAMAAVQRARFTGTALIDGAVGLAMAPGGRLRVVLAFTIVDGLVTAIDVIAEPDRLGRLDMGVLG, from the coding sequence ATGCACAATAACGAATGGCTGGCCGGCCGATTCGTCGAACACCGGCCGCATCTGCGCTCAGTGGCCTACCGGATGCTCGGCTCGCTGAGCGAAGCCGACGACGCCCTCCAGGACGCCTGGCTGCGCGCCAGCCGGGCCGATACCAGTGAAGTGCACAACCTCGCGGGGTGGCTCACCACGGTGGTGGCGCGGGTGTGCCTGAACATGCTGCGCTCCCGTGAGCACCGCGGGGAGGCGCCCCTGGACGTCCAGGCGGCCGATCAGGTGCTGGATTCCGCCTCGGTCGCAGATCCCGAGCAGGAAGCGGTGATGGCCGACTCGGTCGGGGTGGCGCTGCTGGTGGTGCTGGACACTCTGGCACCCGCCGAACGGCTCGCGTTCGTCCTGCACGACATGTTCGCGGTGCCGTTCGAGCAGATCGCCGCCATGCTGGACCGCTCGACGGACGCGACGCGGCAGTTGGCCAGCCGCGCGCGCCGCCGGATCCGGGGAGCACCGGCACCCGACACAGATCTGTACCGGCAGCGCCAGATCGTCGAGGCGTTCCTGGCGGCCACCCGGAGCGGGGACTTCCAAGGGCTGGTCACCCTGCTCCACCCCGATGTGGTGCTCCGTGCCGACGAGGCCGTCATCCCCACCCCCGAACCCGTCACGGTCGCCGGAGCCGAACCCGTGGCCAGGGGCGCGATGGCCGCCGTCCAGCGGGCCCGGTTCACCGGCACCGCCCTCATCGACGGGGCGGTCGGCCTGGCGATGGCCCCCGGCGGCCGCCTGCGGGTGGTGCTGGCCTTCACCATCGTCGACGGCCTCGTCACCGCCATCGACGTCATCGCCGAACCTGACCGGCTCGGCCGGCTCGACATGGGCGTCCTCGGCTGA
- a CDS encoding DUF397 domain-containing protein, with protein MIEWRKARRSNASGNECVEVAALAEGRGIRDSKAPDAGHLTLTPTSFTRLITRAKRGDLDL; from the coding sequence GTGATCGAATGGCGGAAGGCCCGCCGGAGCAACGCGTCCGGAAACGAATGCGTGGAGGTGGCCGCTCTCGCGGAGGGACGCGGCATCAGGGACAGCAAGGCACCCGACGCCGGCCACCTCACCCTCACCCCCACAAGCTTCACCCGGCTCATCACCCGCGCGAAGCGCGGCGACCTGGACCTCTGA
- a CDS encoding barstar family protein — MDGRELLEPASLFRAFAQELGFLDYFGHNWDALVDCLHDWHGPGHGRQDVAVLVDSADELSGAEFLGLLVSVLCQARPTATGCSWPLGAGRNRLPPQSEREPVRWQSSATRASALAQAGEAPRPESSRKTSPQQAVPSPVR; from the coding sequence TTGGACGGTCGAGAACTGCTCGAACCGGCTTCGCTGTTCCGGGCCTTCGCCCAGGAATTGGGCTTCCTCGACTACTTCGGCCACAACTGGGATGCGCTCGTTGATTGCCTGCACGACTGGCACGGCCCGGGACACGGCAGGCAGGACGTCGCCGTCCTTGTCGACAGCGCCGACGAGTTGTCCGGTGCGGAGTTCTTGGGCCTGCTCGTCTCGGTGCTTTGCCAGGCACGCCCTACCGCGACGGGTTGCTCCTGGCCGCTGGGGGCCGGGAGGAACCGGCTCCCGCCCCAGTCGGAGCGTGAGCCGGTCAGGTGGCAAAGCTCGGCCACCAGGGCCTCGGCACTGGCTCAGGCAGGGGAAGCTCCCCGGCCCGAGTCTTCCAGGAAGACCTCTCCCCAGCAGGCCGTGCCCTCGCCGGTCCGGTAG
- a CDS encoding GNAT family N-acetyltransferase, whose amino-acid sequence MNAKPLTSSLSENAVKLTRVADRQWHALDDDLVAGRGYAEHRPDGRLFVSIDAWHDAAFDRLAEAMSAELPAPLYAVVDEADAELTARWRRAGFRIRRREWEYAVPTDPRATGLEGVQPPPGVTIVPAGQADEGMLRAVDRAVRDEVEATVGWWQSMPAEVLPRPEDDTIVDPSKYAVAAAPDRYLGLIRVVTVRRPRIGLVAVRAGEQRRGIARALLAHALGTLHRSGFAMAWAEVQESNQAAAALIEGIGARSVGSNLELVR is encoded by the coding sequence ATGAACGCAAAGCCTTTGACATCCAGCCTGAGCGAGAACGCGGTGAAGCTCACGCGCGTCGCGGACAGGCAATGGCACGCACTGGACGACGACCTGGTGGCCGGCCGCGGATATGCGGAGCACCGGCCGGACGGACGCTTGTTCGTCAGCATCGACGCCTGGCACGACGCCGCCTTCGACCGGCTCGCCGAGGCGATGTCGGCGGAACTGCCGGCGCCGCTGTACGCGGTGGTCGACGAAGCCGACGCCGAACTGACGGCCAGGTGGCGCCGAGCCGGTTTCAGGATCCGGCGCCGCGAGTGGGAGTACGCCGTCCCGACCGATCCGCGGGCCACAGGGCTCGAAGGAGTCCAGCCGCCACCGGGCGTGACGATCGTCCCCGCCGGTCAGGCGGACGAGGGCATGCTGCGGGCGGTGGACCGCGCCGTCCGTGACGAGGTCGAGGCGACCGTCGGATGGTGGCAGTCGATGCCCGCGGAGGTCCTCCCCCGCCCCGAGGACGACACCATCGTCGACCCGTCGAAGTACGCGGTGGCCGCGGCACCGGACCGCTACCTGGGGCTGATCCGGGTGGTGACGGTCAGACGGCCGCGCATCGGGCTGGTCGCGGTCCGGGCCGGCGAGCAGCGCCGAGGCATCGCGCGGGCCCTGCTGGCCCATGCACTGGGGACGCTCCACCGCTCCGGCTTCGCCATGGCCTGGGCCGAAGTCCAGGAGTCCAACCAGGCGGCGGCGGCACTGATCGAGGGCATCGGGGCCCGGTCGGTGGGCAGCAACCTGGAGCTGGTCCGATGA
- a CDS encoding winged helix DNA-binding domain-containing protein: MLTRRALNRATLDRQLLLARSTLPVVEAVEHLVGLQAQTPHSWYVGLGVRLEDVRPEQIGQLLLDRQLVRIALMRSTIHLVSARDCLWLRPLAQPVLDRDLFSNHTHGEPVQGLDMDELVAAARPLVKEKPRTSKELGALLAEHGRAAGWGDRPPASLAYAARNRMALVQVPPRGVWGRSGPIAHTTAEAWLGRSLAADASLEEMVLRYLAAFGPASVKDVQKWSGLTRLREVVNRLRPRLAVFTDDDGRELFDVPHAPRPDPDTPAPPRLLYDFDNLLLSHADRSRVITDAFRAQNYATRRPLPGIVLLDGFTAGDWQLERERDTATLLVRPYEQLASRDKDALAEEGERLLDFAAADAATRDIRFES, from the coding sequence ATGCTCACTCGCCGCGCGCTCAACCGCGCCACGCTCGACCGGCAGCTGCTGCTGGCCCGTTCGACACTGCCCGTGGTGGAGGCGGTGGAGCATCTGGTGGGTCTGCAGGCGCAGACGCCGCACTCGTGGTACGTGGGCTTGGGCGTGCGGCTGGAGGACGTGCGCCCGGAGCAGATCGGGCAGCTGCTCCTCGACCGGCAACTGGTGCGCATCGCGTTGATGCGTTCGACGATCCACCTGGTGAGCGCGCGCGACTGCCTGTGGCTGCGCCCGCTGGCCCAGCCCGTCCTGGACCGCGACCTGTTCTCCAACCACACCCACGGCGAACCCGTCCAGGGCTTGGACATGGACGAGTTGGTCGCCGCCGCCCGGCCGTTGGTGAAGGAGAAGCCGCGTACGAGCAAGGAACTCGGCGCGCTGCTCGCCGAACACGGCCGGGCGGCGGGATGGGGCGACCGGCCCCCGGCGTCGCTCGCGTACGCGGCCCGCAACAGGATGGCGCTGGTGCAGGTGCCGCCCCGGGGTGTGTGGGGGCGAAGCGGGCCCATCGCGCACACGACCGCCGAGGCGTGGCTGGGCCGGTCTTTGGCGGCCGACGCGTCCCTGGAGGAGATGGTCCTGCGTTACCTGGCGGCGTTCGGCCCCGCGTCCGTGAAGGACGTGCAGAAGTGGTCAGGGCTGACGCGGTTGCGGGAGGTGGTGAACCGGCTGCGTCCCCGCCTGGCCGTCTTCACCGACGACGACGGGCGTGAACTGTTCGACGTGCCCCACGCCCCCCGGCCCGACCCCGACACCCCCGCGCCACCGCGTCTTCTGTACGACTTCGACAATCTGCTGCTGTCGCACGCCGACCGCAGCCGCGTCATCACCGACGCCTTCCGCGCGCAGAACTACGCCACGCGCCGTCCACTGCCCGGCATCGTGCTCCTGGACGGGTTCACCGCCGGTGACTGGCAGCTGGAACGTGAACGGGACACCGCGACGCTGCTCGTCCGGCCCTACGAGCAGCTCGCGTCGCGCGACAAGGATGCGCTGGCCGAGGAGGGTGAACGGCTCTTGGACTTCGCCGCCGCCGACGCCGCCACTCGCGACATCCGCTTCGAATCCTGA
- a CDS encoding FtsX-like permease family protein, which produces MLRISASTVRDRWPLFAGALLTVSLGVALVQSSVLVLLSTGEPKIPPGASGRTAEQIREGYVGAATLLGMATPLAMFLAVFIVGSTFAFAVEQRRKDLALLRMLGGSRPQLIRLLLGEAFLLGLAGSVLGILLGVPGTWLQARLLIGIGLLPGGFSAHWSPGILLLSPSVGIGVAVFGVLSASYRAARVRPLDALRAAPRATRVMTVGRWLSGASSLALTIALVTAGHGADLLGALLIAMAVSVFGSVALSALSPLAVPLVGRVLGTVLRAGVLGELAQANLRDAVRRSASTAAPVIVLVGLLAGLTGALNSLARATGADLERITAAELVVTSNGAAAARIPQVPGVALASPQSQVEMSVTSRHRVEGRSYRQTRYSGITAVDGTAYRRTHRLTLRSGSLDALHGRTIAIGPQLAAEGVRSGTVTARLGSRKLKLRTVARLPEVLENGSDNFLVPRDLIPAEMLAAAPTETLVQVAPGTSPQTAATRIRAAGLGEVRTLRQWADARVADQQRGTMGIMAVLMGMSGLYAAIAVVNAVVIAAAERRTEFAVARATGLTRAQVVRMAVIESAAVTFIGLSLGALVAAGALAGFFPKMHGVRILAVPWNLLGLLSAASLAITAAAAALTAMAATRPSPTALVAARE; this is translated from the coding sequence GTGCTGCGCATCTCCGCCAGCACCGTCCGGGACCGCTGGCCGCTGTTCGCCGGGGCGCTGCTCACCGTCTCCCTGGGCGTGGCGCTGGTGCAGTCGTCGGTGCTCGTGCTGCTCTCCACGGGCGAGCCGAAGATCCCACCGGGCGCCTCCGGCCGGACGGCGGAGCAGATCCGGGAGGGTTACGTCGGGGCCGCCACCCTGCTGGGCATGGCCACACCGCTGGCGATGTTCCTGGCGGTGTTCATCGTGGGCTCGACGTTCGCCTTCGCCGTGGAGCAGCGGCGTAAGGATCTGGCCCTGCTGCGCATGCTCGGCGGAAGCCGTCCCCAACTGATCAGGCTGCTGCTCGGCGAGGCGTTCCTGCTGGGGCTGGCGGGAAGCGTCCTCGGGATCCTGCTGGGCGTGCCGGGCACCTGGCTCCAGGCCCGGCTGCTCATCGGGATCGGGCTTCTCCCCGGCGGCTTCTCGGCGCACTGGTCTCCCGGAATCCTGCTGCTGTCGCCGAGCGTGGGCATCGGCGTCGCGGTCTTCGGAGTGCTGTCGGCCTCCTACCGGGCGGCGCGGGTCCGTCCTCTGGACGCCCTGCGCGCCGCCCCGCGCGCGACCCGGGTGATGACCGTCGGCCGCTGGCTGTCGGGGGCCTCCTCGCTGGCTCTGACGATCGCGCTGGTCACGGCCGGGCACGGCGCCGACCTGCTCGGCGCCCTGCTGATCGCGATGGCCGTTTCGGTCTTCGGGTCGGTCGCCCTCAGCGCGCTGAGCCCGCTCGCCGTCCCGCTGGTCGGCCGGGTGCTCGGGACGGTGCTGCGCGCCGGCGTGCTCGGCGAGCTGGCGCAGGCGAACCTGCGCGACGCGGTGCGGCGCAGCGCTTCGACGGCCGCCCCCGTCATCGTCCTCGTCGGCCTGCTGGCCGGCCTGACCGGCGCGCTGAACTCGCTGGCCCGGGCCACCGGCGCGGACCTCGAACGGATCACCGCCGCCGAACTGGTGGTCACCTCGAACGGGGCCGCCGCCGCCCGGATCCCGCAGGTTCCCGGCGTCGCCCTGGCGTCCCCGCAGAGCCAGGTCGAGATGTCGGTGACGTCCCGGCATCGCGTCGAAGGCCGCTCCTACCGGCAGACCCGCTACTCGGGGATCACCGCCGTCGACGGCACCGCCTACCGGCGAACCCACCGCCTCACCCTGCGCTCCGGTTCCCTCGACGCCCTGCACGGTCGCACCATCGCGATCGGCCCCCAGTTGGCCGCCGAAGGCGTTCGCAGCGGCACCGTCACGGCTCGGCTCGGCTCCCGCAAACTCAAACTGCGCACGGTCGCGCGCCTGCCGGAAGTCCTGGAGAACGGCAGCGACAACTTCCTGGTGCCGCGCGACCTCATTCCCGCCGAGATGCTCGCGGCCGCCCCCACGGAGACCCTGGTTCAGGTCGCCCCCGGCACATCGCCGCAGACCGCCGCCACCCGGATCCGCGCCGCCGGGCTCGGTGAGGTGCGAACCCTCCGCCAATGGGCCGACGCCAGAGTGGCGGACCAGCAGCGCGGCACGATGGGGATCATGGCCGTCCTGATGGGCATGTCCGGCCTGTACGCCGCCATCGCGGTCGTCAACGCCGTCGTGATCGCCGCCGCCGAACGCCGCACCGAGTTCGCCGTCGCCCGCGCCACCGGCCTGACCCGCGCCCAGGTCGTCCGGATGGCCGTCATCGAGTCCGCGGCCGTCACCTTCATCGGCCTTTCTCTGGGGGCCCTGGTCGCAGCGGGAGCTCTGGCGGGCTTCTTCCCGAAGATGCACGGCGTGCGCATCCTCGCCGTGCCGTGGAACTTGCTCGGCCTGCTGAGCGCGGCCTCCCTGGCCATCACCGCCGCGGCCGCCGCCCTGACCGCGATGGCCGCCACCAGGCCGTCCCCCACGGCCCTGGTCGCCGCCCGCGAATAG
- the infA gene encoding translation initiation factor IF-1 — MTRNKHGLELEGKVVECLRAAMFTVEFEEGHRVLAHISGKMRQNYIKINLEDRVLVELSPYDLTRGRIVFRYRN, encoded by the coding sequence ATGACGAGGAACAAGCACGGCCTCGAACTCGAAGGCAAGGTCGTCGAGTGCCTGCGCGCCGCCATGTTCACGGTGGAGTTCGAGGAGGGCCACCGCGTGCTCGCGCACATCAGCGGCAAGATGCGCCAGAACTACATCAAGATCAACCTGGAGGACCGGGTCCTGGTGGAGCTCTCCCCGTACGACCTGACGCGCGGCCGGATCGTCTTCCGCTACCGCAACTAG
- a CDS encoding ATP-binding protein, with protein sequence MSHIQGKWDKLPTITRNEFAIRWRAYPESVYLTRSLVSEACEAWGLARLDYVGRTIMSELATNAVVHAVEGHEIQAWVTLLDGAVEFRVWDPSHAPPVVPDADVEAEGGRGLMMVRLLATGGCGYRHIGSGRGKVVWARLAL encoded by the coding sequence ATGAGCCACATACAGGGCAAGTGGGACAAGCTTCCAACAATCACAAGAAATGAGTTCGCGATTCGGTGGCGGGCTTATCCGGAGAGCGTGTATCTGACGCGGTCGCTCGTGTCGGAGGCGTGTGAGGCGTGGGGGCTGGCGCGGCTCGACTATGTCGGGCGGACGATCATGTCGGAGCTGGCGACGAACGCCGTGGTGCACGCCGTGGAGGGGCACGAGATCCAGGCGTGGGTCACGCTCCTGGACGGCGCCGTCGAGTTCCGGGTGTGGGATCCGTCCCACGCGCCGCCGGTCGTTCCGGACGCCGACGTCGAGGCCGAGGGCGGGCGGGGCCTGATGATGGTGCGCCTCCTGGCGACCGGTGGCTGCGGATACCGGCACATCGGCAGCGGTCGCGGCAAGGTCGTCTGGGCGCGGCTGGCCCTCTAG
- a CDS encoding BTAD domain-containing putative transcriptional regulator, with protein sequence MNARYEFGILGPLEVARDGVRVPIGAGRQRALLAALLIDAGQIVSVDALARRLWGDDPPRGARNAVQNYVLRLRRTLGPDVVVTDRRGYMIKALPDAVDARRFDALVREGAAASSARDHDRAAELLGEALALWRGEPLADLPAEQFQDVVAALCERHLAAREQWIDAVMHCGRPADVLPELRRLTERHPFRERFWAQLMLALYRCGRQGEALERYREVSRLLAEELGIDPGDELRTLHQRILTSAPELAAIRRGSPGEGGHLPAETTSFVGREMELAETRRLLRASRLVTLTGVGGVGKTRMALRAAGQARPHFPDGVWLADLAALTDSTLVARAVAEALGLRDQSVRSAMDALADHVRDRHLLLVLDNCEHLVDAVARLVQRLLCAAPGLRVLATSRERLGVPGEHVLLVSGLTLRPGGDGGACEAVRLLSDRAAACAAPLRDGGSAAELCRRLDGIPLAIELAAVRLTSLTVEEILERLEDRFRLLSDPRGPGANRYRRTLRGVMDLSYNLCTSGERMLWTRLSVFAGSFDLKAAEAVCAGDGIDRADVLDLVTGLIHKSVVVVDGDGRSARYRLLETIRQYGLDRLRRDGNATEYRVRHSDHYHALAAGAAADWCSPREAEWLDRLRAEVPNFRAALGFCVGRPDRVRTGADIAADLTRTRSWFFSGTLGEARHWLDSLSAGLGPGIRETTIMVTAMKTFIATIQGDQKAAETLMNECRAHELGAQAPPVAYVEGVHALLAHDDPACIEQLARAREGLRAAGHTGDAHMATMFWAMAAAFLGDQSIAVSACETYVAEAVASGAEWAHTWAQWLTGLTELLHGDPASALTPLCDALLRQQAMDDRWGPAWGIETLAWTAGVLGHHHHAAHLLGAAHRQRQVTGAALTGLRPFHLHHTRTENRVREHLEPGSYTEAWQSGASAGDVIALALRVAYELRLRTAADQPTSG encoded by the coding sequence GTGAACGCCCGGTACGAATTCGGGATCCTGGGTCCTCTCGAGGTCGCGCGCGACGGCGTGCGCGTGCCGATCGGCGCCGGTCGGCAACGCGCGCTCCTGGCGGCGCTGCTCATCGACGCGGGGCAGATCGTCTCGGTGGACGCCCTCGCGCGCCGGCTGTGGGGCGACGACCCGCCGCGGGGCGCGCGGAACGCCGTCCAGAACTACGTCCTGCGACTCCGCCGGACGCTCGGCCCGGACGTCGTGGTGACCGATCGCCGCGGTTACATGATCAAGGCGCTGCCGGACGCCGTGGACGCGCGCCGGTTCGACGCCCTCGTCCGGGAGGGGGCCGCCGCCTCGTCCGCGCGCGATCACGACCGGGCGGCGGAGCTGCTCGGTGAGGCGCTCGCGCTCTGGAGGGGCGAACCCCTGGCCGACCTGCCGGCGGAGCAGTTCCAGGACGTCGTCGCCGCGCTGTGCGAGCGGCATCTCGCCGCGCGGGAACAGTGGATCGACGCGGTCATGCACTGCGGACGTCCCGCCGACGTGCTCCCGGAGCTGCGGCGGCTGACGGAACGTCACCCGTTCCGGGAGCGCTTCTGGGCGCAGCTGATGCTGGCGCTCTACAGGTGCGGCCGGCAGGGCGAGGCGCTGGAGCGCTACCGCGAGGTAAGCCGTCTCCTGGCCGAGGAGCTGGGCATCGATCCCGGCGACGAACTCCGCACGCTGCACCAGCGGATCCTCACCTCCGCGCCGGAGCTCGCCGCGATCCGCCGAGGATCGCCGGGGGAGGGCGGCCACCTGCCCGCCGAGACGACGTCCTTCGTCGGCAGGGAGATGGAGCTGGCCGAGACGCGGCGCCTGCTGCGCGCGTCGCGTCTGGTCACGCTGACCGGAGTCGGCGGAGTCGGCAAGACGAGGATGGCCCTGCGCGCCGCGGGGCAGGCGCGGCCCCACTTCCCCGACGGGGTGTGGCTGGCCGACCTCGCCGCGCTGACGGACTCGACGCTGGTGGCCCGCGCCGTCGCCGAGGCGCTGGGGCTCCGCGACCAGTCGGTGCGCTCCGCGATGGACGCCCTGGCCGACCACGTGCGCGACCGGCACCTGCTGCTCGTGCTCGACAACTGCGAACACCTGGTCGACGCGGTGGCGCGGCTCGTCCAGCGGCTGCTGTGCGCGGCGCCGGGTCTCCGGGTACTCGCCACCAGCCGTGAGCGGCTGGGCGTACCGGGCGAGCACGTCCTGCTCGTTTCCGGCCTGACGCTCCGGCCCGGCGGTGACGGGGGCGCATGCGAGGCCGTCCGGTTGCTGAGCGACCGGGCGGCGGCGTGCGCCGCTCCGCTGCGGGACGGCGGTTCGGCCGCGGAGCTCTGCCGTCGCCTGGACGGCATCCCGCTGGCCATCGAACTGGCGGCGGTCCGGCTGACCTCCCTCACCGTCGAGGAGATCCTGGAACGGCTGGAGGACCGCTTCCGGCTCCTGTCCGACCCTCGGGGGCCCGGCGCGAACCGGTACCGCAGGACGCTGCGCGGGGTCATGGACCTGAGCTACAACCTGTGCACGTCCGGCGAACGCATGCTCTGGACGCGGCTGTCGGTCTTCGCCGGCAGTTTCGACCTCAAGGCGGCCGAGGCCGTGTGCGCGGGCGACGGCATCGACCGGGCCGACGTGCTCGACCTGGTCACCGGTCTCATCCACAAGTCCGTCGTGGTGGTCGACGGAGACGGCCGCTCCGCCCGCTACCGGCTGCTGGAGACCATCCGCCAGTACGGGCTGGACCGGCTCCGAAGGGACGGGAACGCCACCGAGTACCGCGTCCGCCACAGCGACCACTACCACGCTCTCGCCGCGGGCGCCGCCGCGGACTGGTGCAGCCCGCGGGAGGCCGAATGGCTGGACCGCCTGCGCGCGGAGGTGCCCAACTTCCGCGCCGCCCTGGGGTTCTGCGTCGGCCGCCCGGACCGCGTCCGGACCGGTGCGGACATCGCCGCCGACCTCACCCGCACCCGGTCATGGTTCTTCAGCGGCACGCTGGGCGAGGCGCGCCACTGGCTCGACAGCCTCTCGGCCGGTCTCGGCCCCGGCATCCGCGAGACGACGATCATGGTGACGGCCATGAAGACCTTCATCGCGACCATCCAGGGGGACCAGAAGGCCGCCGAGACGCTCATGAACGAGTGCCGCGCCCACGAACTGGGCGCGCAGGCACCCCCCGTGGCCTACGTCGAAGGTGTCCACGCACTGCTGGCGCACGACGACCCCGCCTGCATCGAGCAGCTCGCCAGGGCACGCGAGGGGCTGCGGGCCGCGGGCCACACCGGGGACGCCCACATGGCCACCATGTTCTGGGCGATGGCGGCCGCGTTCCTCGGGGACCAGAGCATCGCGGTGTCCGCATGCGAGACCTATGTCGCCGAGGCCGTCGCCTCGGGAGCCGAGTGGGCGCACACCTGGGCCCAGTGGCTCACGGGCCTCACCGAACTCCTGCACGGCGATCCCGCGAGTGCGCTGACACCCCTCTGCGACGCCCTCCTGCGGCAACAGGCCATGGACGACCGCTGGGGCCCCGCGTGGGGCATAGAGACGCTCGCCTGGACGGCGGGCGTGCTCGGACACCACCATCACGCCGCCCACCTGCTCGGAGCCGCGCACCGCCAACGCCAGGTGACCGGCGCCGCGCTCACCGGCCTGCGCCCCTTCCACCTTCACCACACCCGTACCGAGAACCGGGTGCGCGAGCACCTGGAACCCGGGTCGTACACCGAAGCCTGGCAAAGCGGCGCGAGCGCCGGGGACGTCATAGCGCTAGCGCTCCGAGTCGCCTACGAGCTCCGCCTGCGGACGGCCGCGGACCAGCCCACGTCCGGGTGA